tatatattccaCCTCTTGATGCTAGTTTTGTCGTGCAAGGTATTTAACTTTCAGTGGATACATTATCTTGATATTGATAATGGCTGCTACTAGGCTTTTTCTACTCTTCATTCTTGGTCTACTCGTTTTTCCCACCGATGGTAGGAAGCTATTTGTAAGCAAAAAGGGTGCAGCTGGAGAGGAGAAgaccttcttcttctttcctggtTATAACGGTGCCGGTAGTACATTCAATGGTGGTGGTGGAGGAGGAGGGGGgtttggtggtggtggtggtggtggtggacaAAATGCGGGATCTGGCTTTGGTAGTGGAGTTGGAGGTGGGTATGGGTACGGAATTGGAGGTGGAGGCGGTGGTGGAGGCGGTGGTGGAGGAggcggaggtggtggtggtggcaacaATCTCTTTGGTGGAATGGGTGGAGGTTCTGGCTTTGGAAGTGGCTTTGGGTCTGGCAGCGGTAGTGGAGGGCTTGGTGGTGGCGGGGGTgggggtggaggtggaggtgggggCGGAGGTGGTGGCGGTGGCAACAACCTCTTCGGTGGATTGGGTGGGGGTTCTGGCTTTGGAGGTGGCTTTGGGTCTGGTAGTGGTAGTGGAGGGCATGGTGGTGGCGGGGGTGGGGGTGGAGGTGGGggcggaggtggaggtggaggtgaagGTGGAGGAAAGGGTGCAGGCAGTGGATATGGTGGAGGGTTTGGAGGTGGCGTGCCTTGAGTTCTGAATTATCAATAACTCGATGGTGGCGTAGTCAAAGATTTGTGTCATTGCATTGTCAGGAGTTTGTATTTATGCTTATAGGAATAATAATGTGGGTAATAATAAAGGAGTGTGCAGTTAAAATATGCTCTTTAAATCTGTAAAATTaaatgttgtttttttttttatttgactttTATTGAAACGAGAACTTAAAATTTCATTGCCTTAAAAATCACTTTAATAACTAATcgtgaaatttatatattatttttgaaatagaAATGTAATTGTAATTATGGATGGGATAatagtattattatttttaatttttattatctcCTTGAAGTTTAATATAAtgagaaataatatttttatttatatttgttaaaatatttttttaaaaacatcattcatatttttattattttgaaatttaaaCACTTAGAAAATGcgattaatagaaaatatttttctaattgaaagaaaaattaaattattttttttttaaaattacttatttttttttaaatgaggaagttattttttagattttgataattttattaaaaatgtaaaaatacTTATATATGTATAATATCAACATATGTTATTAGTTTAACATTCTAATCAAATAATAgacaatatttttatgaaaaatattatttaaaaaataattttataaaaaatattatctatatgtaaattatattttacaacataaatgaaaatttagtaaatGAATGGGTTTAATTAAAGATTTCTGTTTGGACACAATGATCAATcagattatttttaatatatatatatatattattatggaGTTGATAattatcttttgaaaataaaatgtcaatttaataaattaaatcctaattaattaataaaaagaagAGAATAGGACGTCGAAATGAAGGTGGAAAACTATATTGCAATAATCAATTGATAGATAAaccttatgttttcttttaactcAATTTTTTTAGTAAATATCTCATCTCGATTGATTAATTACGGAGAttccaataaataaataaaaaaattttaaattttccttaaaaaaaTTGGTAATTGGTTCATGAAGTGTGAATATATTCCAAAACGTTCACATACATAGTAGAAATAAAATCatgcaaagttgaccaaaatatatgatataaattctGTAAAATGTACATCATATATCTTGAAAATCAAAACATTCTAGTTAAAAAAACCTCTTGTCTTTTACCTTTTTGCTATTTCTATCTTTTTCCTCGCTTTGGATCTTCCTCCTCAGTGGATATATGCTAGTTCCCAGT
The Hevea brasiliensis isolate MT/VB/25A 57/8 chromosome 18, ASM3005281v1, whole genome shotgun sequence genome window above contains:
- the LOC110670620 gene encoding glycine-rich protein 5-like translates to MAATRLFLLFILGLLVFPTDGRKLFVSKKGAAGEEKTFFFFPGYNGAGSTFNGGGGGGGGFGGGGGGGGQNAGSGFGSGVGGGYGYGIGGGGGGGGGGGGGGGGGGGNNLFGGMGGGSGFGSGFGSGSGSGGLGGGGGGGGGGGGGGGGGGGNNLFGGLGGGSGFGGGFGSGSGSGGHGGGGGGGGGGGGGGGGGEGGGKGAGSGYGGGFGGGVP